One part of the Gossypium raimondii isolate GPD5lz chromosome 1, ASM2569854v1, whole genome shotgun sequence genome encodes these proteins:
- the LOC105786150 gene encoding E3 ubiquitin-protein ligase RZF1 isoform X2, with protein sequence MYNNIYDGFVTLTQINQKKRKTSENQKKNMSLSPPRARVNGVDGANGANGANGAAPGRNYQHYWCYQCHQFVRIASTNPPEEVVCPLCSGRFVCEMEINRPRMVVDFTAFDPSPEARLLEALSLFMYPPIRLFGLGISDNQEPQGRRWLRRPNNLLESEGENLPRERLRRRRSRSLDGTNDREQEPESLGRPRTWIIVRQPGSFSLPEAEPTLPHEIPALPAPGLDPRNFFFGTGLNELIEQLTQNDRPGVPPAPESTIHAIPTVKITESHLRDDSQCPVCKEEFKVGGEARELPCNHIYHSDCIVPWLRLHNSCPVCRHELPVSSTDEQLPVSSTDELSSSDYFSEPEVSSNDGRRCWRLRQLASNLWPFHRRHRRISPQTDVSPVELESRSHRCCIL encoded by the exons ATgtacaataatatatatgatgGTTTCGTAACCCTTAcccaaataaatcaaaagaaaagaaaaacatctGAAAACCAGAAGAAGAACATGTCTCTAAGCCCACCTAGAGCTAGGGTCAATGGGGTAGATGGGGCCAATGGGGCTAATGGGGCCAATGGTGCAGCCCCTGGGAGGAACTACCAGCATTACTGGTGCTACCAGTGCCATCAATTTGTTCGGATTGCCTCTACGAATCCTCCGGAGGAGGTTGTCTGCCCCTTATGTTCTGGTCGGTTTGTTTGCGAGATGGAAATCAACAGGCCTAGGATGGTTGTTGACTTCACTGCTTTTGATCCATCCCCTGAAGCTCGTCTGTTGGAAGCACTCTCTCTTTTTATGTATCCTCCAATCAGGCTATTCGGTCTTGGTATTTCTGATAACCAAGAACCTCAGGGCAGGCGTTGGTTGAGACGTCCGAACAATTTACTAGAATCCGAAGGTGAAAATTTGCCTCGGGAGCGTCTTCGTAGGCGCAGAAGCCGCAGTTTAGATGGAACTAATGATAGAGAACAAGAACCTGAATCTCTAGGTCGTCCTAGGACTTGGATTATTGTTCGGCAGCCGGGCTCTTTTAGCCTACCCGAAGCTGAACCAACTTTGCCACATGAAATCCCTGCACTCCCTGCCCCTGGTCTTGATCCAAGGAACTTCTTTTTCGGAACCGGACTAAATGAGTTGATTGAACAACTGACACAAAATGACAGGCCAGGTGTACCCCCAGCCCCGGAGTCAACTATCCATGCGATTCCGACTGTAAAAATCACGGAATCGCATCTACGCGACGACTCGCAATGTCCAGTGTGTAAGGAGGAATTCAAGGTTGGTGGAGAGGCAAGGGAGTTGCCTTGTAACCATATATACCATAGTGATTGCATTGTGCCTTGGTTAAGGCTTCACAATTCTTGCCCTGTTTGCCGCCATGAGTTGCCGGTTAGCAGTACCGATGAACAATTGCCGGTTAGCAGTACCGATGAACTATCTAGCAGTGACTATTTTTCCGAACCCGAGGTTTCTTCCAACGACGGTAGAAGATGTTGGAGGCTTAGGCAACTGGCTAGCAATTTGTGGCCTTTCCATCGGAGGCATCGGAGAATTAGCCCACAGACTGACGTGTCTCCTG TTGAACTTGAATCAAGGTCGCATCGTTGCTGTATTCTTTAG
- the LOC105786150 gene encoding E3 ubiquitin-protein ligase RZF1 isoform X1: protein MYNNIYDGFVTLTQINQKKRKTSENQKKNMSLSPPRARVNGVDGANGANGANGAAPGRNYQHYWCYQCHQFVRIASTNPPEEVVCPLCSGRFVCEMEINRPRMVVDFTAFDPSPEARLLEALSLFMYPPIRLFGLGISDNQEPQGRRWLRRPNNLLESEGENLPRERLRRRRSRSLDGTNDREQEPESLGRPRTWIIVRQPGSFSLPEAEPTLPHEIPALPAPGLDPRNFFFGTGLNELIEQLTQNDRPGVPPAPESTIHAIPTVKITESHLRDDSQCPVCKEEFKVGGEARELPCNHIYHSDCIVPWLRLHNSCPVCRHELPVSSTDEQLPVSSTDELSSSDYFSEPEVSSNDGRRCWRLRQLASNLWPFHRRHRRISPQTDVSPAVELESRSHRCCIL, encoded by the exons ATgtacaataatatatatgatgGTTTCGTAACCCTTAcccaaataaatcaaaagaaaagaaaaacatctGAAAACCAGAAGAAGAACATGTCTCTAAGCCCACCTAGAGCTAGGGTCAATGGGGTAGATGGGGCCAATGGGGCTAATGGGGCCAATGGTGCAGCCCCTGGGAGGAACTACCAGCATTACTGGTGCTACCAGTGCCATCAATTTGTTCGGATTGCCTCTACGAATCCTCCGGAGGAGGTTGTCTGCCCCTTATGTTCTGGTCGGTTTGTTTGCGAGATGGAAATCAACAGGCCTAGGATGGTTGTTGACTTCACTGCTTTTGATCCATCCCCTGAAGCTCGTCTGTTGGAAGCACTCTCTCTTTTTATGTATCCTCCAATCAGGCTATTCGGTCTTGGTATTTCTGATAACCAAGAACCTCAGGGCAGGCGTTGGTTGAGACGTCCGAACAATTTACTAGAATCCGAAGGTGAAAATTTGCCTCGGGAGCGTCTTCGTAGGCGCAGAAGCCGCAGTTTAGATGGAACTAATGATAGAGAACAAGAACCTGAATCTCTAGGTCGTCCTAGGACTTGGATTATTGTTCGGCAGCCGGGCTCTTTTAGCCTACCCGAAGCTGAACCAACTTTGCCACATGAAATCCCTGCACTCCCTGCCCCTGGTCTTGATCCAAGGAACTTCTTTTTCGGAACCGGACTAAATGAGTTGATTGAACAACTGACACAAAATGACAGGCCAGGTGTACCCCCAGCCCCGGAGTCAACTATCCATGCGATTCCGACTGTAAAAATCACGGAATCGCATCTACGCGACGACTCGCAATGTCCAGTGTGTAAGGAGGAATTCAAGGTTGGTGGAGAGGCAAGGGAGTTGCCTTGTAACCATATATACCATAGTGATTGCATTGTGCCTTGGTTAAGGCTTCACAATTCTTGCCCTGTTTGCCGCCATGAGTTGCCGGTTAGCAGTACCGATGAACAATTGCCGGTTAGCAGTACCGATGAACTATCTAGCAGTGACTATTTTTCCGAACCCGAGGTTTCTTCCAACGACGGTAGAAGATGTTGGAGGCTTAGGCAACTGGCTAGCAATTTGTGGCCTTTCCATCGGAGGCATCGGAGAATTAGCCCACAGACTGACGTGTCTCCTG CAGTTGAACTTGAATCAAGGTCGCATCGTTGCTGTATTCTTTAG
- the LOC105786150 gene encoding E3 ubiquitin-protein ligase RZF1 isoform X3 yields the protein MYNNIYDGFVTLTQINQKKRKTSENQKKNMSLSPPRARVNGVDGANGANGANGAAPGRNYQHYWCYQCHQFVRIASTNPPEEVVCPLCSGRFVCEMEINRPRMVVDFTAFDPSPEARLLEALSLFMYPPIRLFGLGISDNQEPQGRRWLRRPNNLLESEGENLPRERLRRRRSRSLDGTNDREQEPESLGRPRTWIIVRQPGSFSLPEAEPTLPHEIPALPAPGLDPRNFFFGTGLNELIEQLTQNDRPGVPPAPESTIHAIPTVKITESHLRDDSQCPVCKEEFKVGGEARELPCNHIYHSDCIVPWLRLHNSCPVCRHELPVSSTDEQLPVSSTDELSSSDYFSEPEVSSNDGRRCWRLRQLASNLWPFHRRHRRISPQTDVSPAVARL from the exons ATgtacaataatatatatgatgGTTTCGTAACCCTTAcccaaataaatcaaaagaaaagaaaaacatctGAAAACCAGAAGAAGAACATGTCTCTAAGCCCACCTAGAGCTAGGGTCAATGGGGTAGATGGGGCCAATGGGGCTAATGGGGCCAATGGTGCAGCCCCTGGGAGGAACTACCAGCATTACTGGTGCTACCAGTGCCATCAATTTGTTCGGATTGCCTCTACGAATCCTCCGGAGGAGGTTGTCTGCCCCTTATGTTCTGGTCGGTTTGTTTGCGAGATGGAAATCAACAGGCCTAGGATGGTTGTTGACTTCACTGCTTTTGATCCATCCCCTGAAGCTCGTCTGTTGGAAGCACTCTCTCTTTTTATGTATCCTCCAATCAGGCTATTCGGTCTTGGTATTTCTGATAACCAAGAACCTCAGGGCAGGCGTTGGTTGAGACGTCCGAACAATTTACTAGAATCCGAAGGTGAAAATTTGCCTCGGGAGCGTCTTCGTAGGCGCAGAAGCCGCAGTTTAGATGGAACTAATGATAGAGAACAAGAACCTGAATCTCTAGGTCGTCCTAGGACTTGGATTATTGTTCGGCAGCCGGGCTCTTTTAGCCTACCCGAAGCTGAACCAACTTTGCCACATGAAATCCCTGCACTCCCTGCCCCTGGTCTTGATCCAAGGAACTTCTTTTTCGGAACCGGACTAAATGAGTTGATTGAACAACTGACACAAAATGACAGGCCAGGTGTACCCCCAGCCCCGGAGTCAACTATCCATGCGATTCCGACTGTAAAAATCACGGAATCGCATCTACGCGACGACTCGCAATGTCCAGTGTGTAAGGAGGAATTCAAGGTTGGTGGAGAGGCAAGGGAGTTGCCTTGTAACCATATATACCATAGTGATTGCATTGTGCCTTGGTTAAGGCTTCACAATTCTTGCCCTGTTTGCCGCCATGAGTTGCCGGTTAGCAGTACCGATGAACAATTGCCGGTTAGCAGTACCGATGAACTATCTAGCAGTGACTATTTTTCCGAACCCGAGGTTTCTTCCAACGACGGTAGAAGATGTTGGAGGCTTAGGCAACTGGCTAGCAATTTGTGGCCTTTCCATCGGAGGCATCGGAGAATTAGCCCACAGACTGACGTGTCTCCTG CAGTAGCGCGATTATAA